A single genomic interval of Syntrophobotulus glycolicus DSM 8271 harbors:
- a CDS encoding metal-dependent transcriptional regulator encodes MKETPNLGFRTVRGYQLANRREDGLTPALEDYLEMVYRLCSEDGYARVGKLSELLHVKPSSTSKMILKLVNRGYLEYDPYDSICLTGKGQEAGAYLLARHDTTEEFLRLIGNTSPLEEAELIEHSLSTSTVTGIKTLLAFFARNPEINTEYEAFKKTDLPASPSDR; translated from the coding sequence ATGAAAGAGACTCCAAACCTGGGATTTCGGACCGTTCGCGGCTATCAGCTTGCCAACCGGCGGGAAGACGGGCTGACGCCGGCGCTGGAAGACTACCTTGAGATGGTGTACCGGTTATGCAGCGAGGACGGTTATGCCCGGGTGGGCAAGCTCTCTGAACTGCTGCACGTCAAACCGTCTTCGACATCCAAGATGATTCTTAAGCTTGTTAACCGGGGCTATTTAGAATACGACCCCTATGACAGTATCTGTCTGACAGGCAAGGGCCAGGAAGCGGGGGCCTATCTTCTGGCGCGCCATGACACTACAGAGGAGTTTTTACGGCTTATCGGCAACACCAGCCCGCTGGAGGAAGCGGAACTGATCGAGCATTCCCTCAGCACCTCCACCGTAACGGGAATAAAGACCCTGCTGGCGTTCTTTGCCCGCAATCCGGAAATAAACACCGAATACGAAGCGTTTAAGAAAACGGATCTTCCTGCCTCTCCTTCGGATAGATAA
- a CDS encoding metal ABC transporter solute-binding protein, Zn/Mn family gives MNWKPKGLLGIMLALLLILGGCAQPGSKTGPAENRLNVVATTTMLADLSGVIGGEHVAVSGLMGPGIDPHLYQAGAGDVTLMQQADVVVYNGLHLEGKMGEIFESLSGQGHAVICLEAGLDEAKLLRWDGGGSVYDPHIWFNVSLWQEAARIVAEGFSQADPGNTPAYQANLANYLRELEALDAYIRARAAELPAEQRVLVTAHDAFNYFGNAYGFEVRGLQGISTDAEAGTADVSALADFIAERKIKAIFVESSVPPKTIQALQAAVRAKGFDVAIGGELYSDSLGGENSGAQTYILTVRANIDAIVEALQ, from the coding sequence ATGAATTGGAAACCAAAAGGCTTACTTGGAATCATGCTGGCCCTGCTGCTTATACTGGGGGGCTGTGCCCAGCCTGGGTCTAAGACCGGTCCGGCGGAAAACAGGCTGAATGTTGTGGCGACGACAACCATGCTGGCGGACTTATCCGGTGTGATCGGGGGAGAGCATGTCGCGGTCAGCGGCCTGATGGGACCAGGAATCGACCCCCATCTGTATCAGGCCGGTGCGGGTGATGTGACGTTGATGCAGCAGGCCGATGTAGTGGTGTATAACGGGCTGCATCTGGAAGGAAAGATGGGCGAGATATTTGAGTCCCTCTCCGGTCAGGGACACGCGGTCATCTGCCTGGAGGCGGGACTGGACGAAGCAAAGCTTCTCCGGTGGGATGGCGGCGGCTCGGTGTATGACCCGCATATCTGGTTTAATGTGTCCCTTTGGCAAGAGGCAGCCAGGATCGTAGCGGAAGGATTTTCCCAGGCCGATCCCGGTAATACCCCCGCGTACCAAGCCAACCTGGCAAACTATCTCCGGGAGCTTGAGGCACTGGATGCTTATATCCGCGCGCGGGCTGCTGAGCTGCCGGCAGAACAGCGAGTGCTGGTCACGGCGCATGACGCCTTCAATTACTTCGGCAACGCCTATGGCTTTGAAGTCCGGGGGCTTCAAGGCATCAGTACGGACGCCGAGGCCGGTACCGCCGACGTAAGCGCCCTGGCGGATTTTATTGCGGAGCGGAAGATTAAAGCAATCTTTGTGGAATCCTCGGTGCCGCCCAAAACCATCCAGGCCCTCCAGGCCGCGGTCAGGGCCAAGGGCTTTGACGTCGCCATCGGGGGCGAGTTGTATTCCGATTCTCTGGGCGGAGAAAATTCAGGAGCGCAGACCTATATTCTGACAGTCCGGGCCAATATTGACGCCATCGTGGAGGCTTTGCAGTAA
- the feoB gene encoding ferrous iron transport protein B, with the protein MTIALLGQPNSGKSTLFNGLTGSRQHVGNWPGKTVEQKEGHFNHAGRKYTVVDLPGTYSLSAHSDEEIVTREYIAGGKADRVYILADASQLERTLFMLADYAGIRTPAVLLLNMMDVAAKQGKTIDSAVISRKLGIPVVPLSAVDTKNYAGFFQTLVDGGETPALLAETSLSNLYATVIGNPYRQVLDLLPAGGIGAYSASWLAVKLLERDASARQIVQSSLDAAAMAKLDSLVNRVENGSLLTGDCKFRWIDDLLKGSVSAAPSDKQKLGRFDRIATSKTWGKPLSIAMILLGLVLSFLPAAPFMAFGSMLPGILVPPVAGGLGTLGVPPIIISLLGDAVITAIGFVIAMAGFVFGISLVFGFLEEIGYMARISYVFDHTMSRLGLHGKAVMPFLVSFGCTIGGAAGARVIDSWGQRVLAISLAWVVPCAGTWGVVGLMSGTFFGVWAPLVVVSLFLTALLHMGITSRIFGRSLLQESDRSGLIMELPPYHKPRWKNLFRFVLNRMGDVLVRALKIVILVAVLFWLLSYTPDGDVSGSIIYAVGTFIEPVTALFGLKWQLFMAFLASAMGKEAALGVLSTLFATGSGVFSSAIGQGAVAPNLSSVLLSSISKAEALAFIFAFTFNIPCLMALAATYQETHSLKWTLRIAGYYLGMALLMAFLAYHVGLLIF; encoded by the coding sequence ATGACCATTGCCCTGCTGGGACAGCCGAACTCGGGCAAGTCGACGCTGTTTAACGGCCTTACCGGATCACGCCAGCATGTCGGCAACTGGCCAGGCAAAACCGTGGAACAAAAGGAAGGGCATTTTAACCATGCCGGCAGGAAATATACGGTGGTGGACCTGCCCGGCACCTACAGCCTGTCCGCCCATTCCGACGAAGAAATCGTCACCCGGGAATATATCGCCGGCGGCAAGGCAGACCGGGTGTATATCCTGGCTGATGCCTCCCAGCTGGAACGCACCTTGTTTATGCTGGCCGATTATGCGGGCATCAGGACCCCGGCAGTGCTGCTTTTAAACATGATGGATGTAGCCGCAAAGCAGGGCAAAACCATCGACAGCGCGGTCATTTCCAGAAAGCTTGGCATCCCGGTGGTTCCGCTGAGCGCGGTTGATACCAAAAACTACGCCGGCTTCTTTCAAACCCTGGTGGATGGCGGGGAGACCCCTGCTCTCTTAGCTGAAACCAGTCTCTCAAACCTGTATGCCACCGTAATCGGCAATCCCTACCGGCAAGTGCTGGACTTATTGCCGGCCGGCGGCATCGGTGCGTATTCCGCCTCCTGGCTGGCTGTCAAACTGCTGGAGCGGGATGCTTCAGCCCGGCAAATTGTCCAATCCTCCCTGGATGCTGCTGCCATGGCCAAGCTCGACTCCCTGGTGAACAGAGTGGAAAACGGCAGCCTGCTTACCGGCGATTGCAAATTCCGCTGGATCGACGACCTGCTTAAGGGAAGTGTTTCCGCAGCGCCAAGCGACAAACAAAAGCTGGGTCGTTTCGACCGGATCGCCACCAGCAAAACCTGGGGCAAGCCGCTGTCTATCGCAATGATCCTGCTGGGTTTGGTTCTCTCTTTCCTGCCCGCAGCGCCATTTATGGCGTTCGGCTCCATGCTGCCTGGAATCCTAGTGCCGCCTGTTGCCGGCGGTTTGGGAACCCTCGGCGTGCCGCCAATCATCATTTCCCTGCTCGGCGATGCGGTCATCACTGCGATCGGCTTTGTCATTGCCATGGCAGGTTTCGTGTTTGGGATCAGCCTGGTTTTCGGTTTTTTGGAGGAAATAGGCTATATGGCCCGTATCTCCTATGTCTTTGATCACACGATGTCGCGTTTGGGCTTGCATGGGAAAGCCGTGATGCCGTTTTTGGTCAGTTTTGGCTGCACCATCGGCGGAGCGGCCGGAGCCAGGGTCATCGATTCCTGGGGGCAAAGGGTGCTCGCCATTTCCCTGGCCTGGGTAGTTCCCTGCGCCGGTACATGGGGCGTTGTCGGTTTGATGAGCGGGACGTTTTTCGGCGTCTGGGCTCCGCTGGTGGTGGTCTCCTTGTTCCTGACCGCCCTGCTGCATATGGGGATCACTTCCAGAATATTCGGCAGATCCCTATTACAAGAATCGGACCGGAGCGGCCTCATTATGGAACTCCCGCCCTATCATAAGCCAAGGTGGAAAAACCTGTTCCGCTTTGTTCTCAACCGCATGGGCGATGTCCTGGTCCGCGCTTTGAAGATTGTCATTCTTGTTGCAGTCTTATTCTGGCTTCTCTCCTATACGCCGGACGGGGATGTTTCGGGCAGCATTATTTATGCCGTCGGAACCTTTATCGAACCGGTTACGGCTCTTTTCGGCCTTAAATGGCAGCTGTTCATGGCCTTCCTGGCTTCGGCCATGGGCAAAGAAGCGGCGCTCGGTGTCCTCAGCACCTTGTTCGCCACCGGCAGCGGTGTATTCAGCTCTGCGATCGGACAGGGCGCGGTCGCCCCCAATCTCAGCAGCGTGCTCCTGTCCAGCATTTCAAAAGCCGAAGCCCTGGCCTTTATCTTTGCCTTTACCTTCAATATCCCCTGCCTGATGGCTCTGGCCGCCACCTACCAGGAAACCCACTCCCTGAAGTGGACGCTGCGCATCGCTGGTTACTATCTTGGTATGGCGCTGCTCATGGCCTTTCTGGCTTATCATGTGGGACTGCTGATCTTCTAA
- a CDS encoding FeoA family protein: MIVQKLNETRAGETGRIVAIQGDARFLSRITSIGLIIGSVIEVIQNQNRRPLLVYARDTMIAVNRRECEKIMLEVIPREQYDHCPAGTAELGQVDAV; encoded by the coding sequence ATGATCGTGCAGAAGTTAAACGAGACAAGGGCCGGAGAAACGGGCAGGATTGTTGCCATCCAAGGCGACGCCCGGTTTTTAAGCCGTATTACTTCCATCGGTTTGATTATCGGCAGCGTGATCGAAGTCATTCAGAATCAAAATCGGCGTCCTCTGCTCGTCTACGCTAGGGATACCATGATCGCCGTCAACCGCAGGGAATGCGAAAAAATTATGCTGGAGGTGATACCACGTGAGCAGTATGACCATTGCCCTGCTGGGACAGCCGAACTCGGGCAAGTCGACGCTGTTTAA